From one Aptenodytes patagonicus chromosome 16, bAptPat1.pri.cur, whole genome shotgun sequence genomic stretch:
- the GRIN2C gene encoding glutamate receptor ionotropic, NMDA 2C — translation MGRAPAHTLLLSMVLGCSAAFTDLLLPGPEEPVVNVAVVFGGTSYPLHIRSRLSPQSFLDMPLEIHPITVIVNNTNPSTLLTQICNILASHKIHGIVFEDNVGTEAVAQILDFISSQTQVPVISISGGSAVVLTPKEPSSAFLQLGVSIEQQIQVIFKVLEEYDWGSFAVITSLYPGYNIFLDVIRSFTDASYFGWELQEVLTFEMSQERSSSRTQRLLRQIDAQVLIVYCSREEAEYLFTMAEQAGLVGPGYVWIVPSLMVGNMEVPPASFPVGLISVVTESWKLSLRQKVRDGVAIIAMGAASFFRAHGYLPEVGRDCRDPTGATATNTSFYRHLLNVTWEHRDFSFNEGGYLVRPTMVVISLNQHRLWEMVGKWEKGIIHMKYPVWPRYGSFLQPVADNRHLTVATLEERPFVIVENTDPSTGVCVRNTVPCRKQTNSSQSGDGLVDPYTKLCCKGFCIDILKKLAKAVKFSYDLYLVTNGKHGKIVRGVWNGMIGEVYYKRADMAIGSLTINEERSEIVDFSVPFVETGISVMVARSNGTVSPSAFLEPYSPAVWVMMFVMCLTVVAVTVFVFEYFSPVGYNQNLTSGKRPGGPSFTIGKSVWLLWALVFNNSVPIENPKGTTSKIMVLIWAFFAVIFLASYTANLAAFMIQEQYIDTVSGLSDRKFQKPQEQYPPFRFGTVPNGSTERNIRSNYPDMHTHMVKYNQRSVEDALTSLKMGKLDAFIYDAAVLNYMAGKDEGCKLVTIGSGKVFATTGYGIALQKDSRWKRAIDLALLQFLGDGETQKLETVWLSGICQNEKNEVMSSKLDIDNMAGVFYMLLVAMGLSLLVFAWEHLVYWKLRHSVPKSHKLDFLLAISRGIYSCFSGVQTLASPGRAPTPDVTASSAQANVLKMLQAAKEMVSTASVGGSLEQATRTIEDWSNHSERLQTTFSLRTPQLVVQNSTGAHRAPSSGPAPSERLGRAYTPKGAPLGLPLPQPIPVDSRLPREEKWRGANEHVPRLPHPLKVRGGCDGDEALPGFPHLLVKTSPGGDFGEQALVGNHIGAPLPPPTSPRDLPPPDIYREHKQPAGWGDRLQNTPLLQGDRGHGGSGVLPRLPSVAEKRREVGSPFLPSSCPRGAFPKASRTCRAGGETARPEAAVMEREKPSRRASLARAPRERGEKWRPGGLRRCGAARPPARADVPDLFPEGEASYGCGPHCPQAAGRLAPCSPMARLPSYREACRQNPRTTATVPACTLYACMNSYANLPLYLGHLSQGSPPPREHPGVLVGCGRGAGHWDSGCRDCGRRGELALLRPAGTERRNPLVVRGVTSPCVGGSWRRVSSLESEV, via the exons ATGGGCAGAGCGCCGGCACACACTCTGCTACTGTCGATGGTGCTGGGCTGCTCCGCTGCCTTCACGGACCTCCTGCTGCCAGGCCCTGAGGAGCCGGTGGTCAACGTGGCCGTGGTGTTTGGGGGCACGTCCTACCCCCTGCACATCCGCTCCCGCCTGAGTCCCCAGAGCTTCCTGGACATGCCTCTGGAGATCCACCCCATCACCGTCATCGTCAACAACACCAACCCCAGCACCCTCCTCACCCAGATCTGCAACATCCTCGCCAGCCACAAGATCCACGGCATCGTCTTCGAGGACAACGTTGGCACGGAGGCCGTGGCCCAGATCCTTGACTTCATCTCCTCCCAGACCCAGGTCCCCGTCATCAGCATCAGCGGGGGGTCTGCCGTGGTCCTGACCCCGAAG GAGCCCAGCTCGGCTTTCCTGCAATTGGGTGTCTCCATCGAGCAGCAAATCCAGGTGATCTTCAAGGTGTTGGAGGAATACGACTGGGGCTCCTTCGCCGTCATCACCAGCCTCTACCCGGGCTACAACATCTTCCTGGACGTCATCCGCTCCTTCACGGATGCCAGCTACTttggctgggagctgcaggaggtaCTCACCTTTGAGATGAGCCAGGAGCGGAGCAGCTCCAGGACGCAGCGGCTCCTGCGGCAGATCGATGCCCAGGTCCTCATTGTCTACTGCTCACGAGAGGAGGCCGAGTACCTCTTCACCATGGCGGAGCAAGCCGGCCTCGTGGGGCCGGGCTATGTCTGGATTGTGCCCAGCCTGATGGTGGGCAACATGGAGGTGCCACCCGCCTCCTTCCCCGTCGGTCTCATCAGCGTGGTGACGGAGAGCTGGAAGCTGAGCCTGCGGCAGAAGGTGCGGGATGGGGTGGCCATCATTGCCATGGGGGCAGCCAGCTTCTTCCGGGCTCACGGCTACCTCCCGGAGGTGGGACGGGACTGCCGGGACCCCACCGGGGCCACCGCCACCAACACCAGCTTCTACCG GCACCTCCTCAACGTGACGTGGGAGCACAGGGACTTCTCCTTCAATGAAGGCGGCTACCTAGTCAGGCCCACCATGGTGGTGATCTCGCTCAACCAGCACCGGCTCTGGGAGATG GTGGGCAAGTGGGAGAAAGGCATCATCCACATGAAGTACCCGGTATGGCCCCGCTACGGCTCCTTCCTGCAGCCTGTGGCTGACAACCGCCACCTGACGGTGGCCACACTGGAGGAGAGACCTTTTGTCATCGTGGAGAACACGGACCCCAGCACCGGGGTCTGCGTGCGCAACACCGTGCCCTGCCGCAAGCAGACCAACTCCTCCCAGAG TGGCGATGGCCTCGTGGATCCGTACACCAAGCTGTGCTGCAAGGGCTTCTGCATCGACATCCTGAAGAAGCTGGCCAAGGCGGTGAAATTCTCCTACGACCTCTACCTAGTGACCAATGGCAAACACGGCAAGATCGTCCGTGGGGTCTGGAACGGCATGATTGGTGAG GTGTACTACAAGCGTGCGGACATGGCCATCGGCTCCCTCACCATCAACGAGGAGCGCTCCGAGATCGTGGACTTCTCCGTGCCCTTCGTGGAGACAGGCATCAGCGTCATGGTGGCCAGGAGCAACGGCACTGTCTccccctctgccttcctgg AGCCCTACAGCCCAGCCGTGTGGGTCATGATGTTCGTGATGTGCCTCACTGTGGTGGCCGTCACCGTCTTCGTGTTCGAGTATTTCAGTCCCGTCGGCTACAACCAGAACCTCACCAGCGGCAAGA GGCCGGGAGGTCCCTCCTTCACCATCGGCAAGTCGGTGTGGCTGCTGTGGGCTCTGGTCTTCAACAACTCGGTGCCCATTGAGAACCCCAAGGGCACCACCAGCAAGATCATGGTGCTCATCTGGGCCTTCTTCGCCGTCATCTTCCTCGCCAGCTACACCGCCAACCTGGCCGCCTTCATGATCCAGGAGCAGTACATTGACACCGTGTCGGGGCTGAGCGACAGGAAG TTTCAGAAGCCACAGGAGCAGTACCCCCCCTTCCGCTTCGGCACCGTCCCCAATGGCAGCACCGAGAGGAACATCCGCAGCAACTACCCTGACATGCACACCCACATGGTGAAATACAACCAGCGCTCCGTGGAGGACGCCCTCACCAGCCTCAAAATGGG GAAGCTGGACGCCTTCATCTACGATGCGGCAGTGCTCAACTACATGGCAGGCAAGGATGAGGGCTGCAAGCTGGTGACCATCGGCAGCGGGAAGGTGTTCGCCACCACGGGCTACGGCATCGCCCTGCAGAAGGACTCGCGCTGGAAGCGGGCCATCGACCTGGCCCTGCTCCAGTTCCTGGGAGACG GCGAGACCCAGAAGCTGGAGACGGTTTGGCTCTCGGGGATCTGCCAGAATGAGAAGAACGAGGTGATGAGCAGCAAGCTGGACATTGACAACATGGCCGGGGTTTTCTACATGCTGCTGGTGGCCATGGGGCTGAGCCTGCTGGTCTTCGCCTGGGAGCACCTCGTCTACTGGAAGCTGCGTCACTCCGTCCCCAAGTCCCACAAGCTTGACTTCCTCCTGGCCATCAGCAGG GGCATCTACAGCTGCTTCAGTGGGGTGCAGACCCTGGCGAGCCCCGGGCGGGCGCCCACGCCCGACGTCACCGCCAGCTCGGCCCAGGCCAACGTACTGAAGATGCTGCAGGCGGCCAAGGAGATGGTGTCGACGGCCAGCGTGGGCGGCTCGCTGGAGCAGGCGACCCGCACCATCGAGGACTGGAGCAACCACAGCGAGCGCCTCCAGACCACCTTCTCCCTGAGGACACCCCAGCTCGTGGTGCAGAACAGCACCGGCGCTCACCGGGCCCCCTCCTCCGGCCCAGCCCCCTCTGAGAGGCTGGGGAGAGCCTACACTCCCAAGGGTGCTCCCCTGGGGCTGccactgccccagcccatccccgTGGACTcccggctgcccagggaggagAAGTGGAGAGGGGCGAACGAGCACGTCCCccgcctcccccaccccctgaaGGTTCGGGGTGGCTGTGATGGGGATGAAGCCCTCCCCGGTTTCCCCCACCTCTTGGTGAAGACCTCCCCGGGGGGGGATTTTGGGGAGCAGGCACTGGTGGGGAACCACATCGgggctcccctcccaccccccacatcccccaggGACCTCCCACCACCGGACATCTACAGGGAGCACAAGCAGCCAGCGGGGTGGGGGGACCGGCTGCAAAACACCCCCCTGCTccagggggacaggggacacgggGGCTCAGGGGTGCTGCCCCGGCTGCCCTCGGTGGCGGAGAAGAGGCGGGAGGtgggcagccccttcctcccttcATCCTGCCCTCGCGGAGCCTTCCCGAAAGCCTCCAGGACTTGCAGAGCTGGGGGCGAGACGGCCCGGCCGGAGGCTGCGGTGATGGAGCGGGAGAAGCCGAGCCGGCGGGCGAGCTTGGCCAGGGCGCCCAGGGAGCGGGGTGAGAAGTGGCGTCCCGGGGGCCTGCGGCGCTGCGgtgctgcccgcccgcccgcccgcgccgacGTGCCCGACCTCTTCCCCGAAGGCGAGGCCAGCTATGGCTGCGGCCCCCACTGCCCCCAGGCCGCCGGCCGGCTGGCACCGTGCTCGCCCATGGCCAGGCTGCCATCCTACCGGGAGGCTTGCCGGCAAAACCCCCGCACCACCGCCACCGTGCCAGCATGCACGCTGTACGCCTGCATGAACTCCTACGCCAACCTGCCCCTCTACCTAGGGCACCTCTCGCAGGGGTCCCCGCCGCCCCGtgagcaccccggggtgctggtGGGCTGCGGCCGGGGGGCTGGGCACTGGGACAGCGGCTGCAGAGACTGCGGGAGGCGTGGGGAGCTGGCCTTGCTGCGACCGGCGGGGACAGAGAGGAGGAACCCGCTGGTGGTCCGCGGGGTGACGAGTCCCTGTGTTGGCGGGTCCTGGCGGCGGGTCTCCAGCCTGGAGTCGGAGGTgtga